The Rhodospirillales bacterium genome includes the window TGCAATAGGGCGTAACGGCCTGTGACTGGACGCCGGAAAACGGCTTTTGAATGATGGGGCCCATGAGTGACGAACCGCTGAACAAATCGCGCGATAGCCGCGACCTCTCCTGCATTATCCTTGCGGCGGGCAAGGGCACGCGCATGAAATCGGACCGGCCCAAGGTGATGCACGCGTTGGCGGGCTGGCCGCTGATCCGCCATGTGGTCGCGACATGCGAATCCCTCGGGGCAGGTAAAATCGTAACCGTGATCGCCCCGCCCGATACAAATCCCGGCATGGACGACGTCGCCGCCTGCGTGGCCCCGCACCCAACCGCGATTCAAAAAGCCCAAATGGGCACCGGCGACGCCGCGCGCGCAGCCCTGCCCGCACTGAAAGGCGCGAAAGGTCATGTACTGATTCTTCTGGGCGACGTGCCGCTGGTCACGCCGGAAACCCTGCGCGCCCTGTGGACGGCCGGTCAAAAAACCGGGCTGGCCGTGCTGGCGATGCGTATGCAAAACCCGCCCGCCTATGGCCGCCTGATCCTCGATGCGGACGACTGCGTCACAGCGATTGTCGAGGAACGCGACTGCACCCCCGAACAGCGCGCCATCGAACTGGTCAACGCGGGCGCGTTCTGCGTTGCCGCCGATCGGCTTGAATCCTGGCTTGCGGCGCTTGAAACCGACAACGACCAGGGCGAATACTACCTGACCGACATCGTCGCCATCGCCGCGCGGCAGAGCGTGCGCTGCGCATACGTCACCGGCGCACCGGACGAACTGATGGGCATCAATTCCCGCGCGCAACTGGCCGACGCCGAACATGAGATACAGTCCCTGCTCCGCGCCCGCGCGATGGCCGGCGGCGCGACCCTGATCGATCCGCTGACGGTCTGGTTCGCGGCGGACACGCGTATCGGCCGCGACGTTACGATCGAACCGGGTGTGTTTTTCGGTCCCGGCGTAAGCATCGCCGACAATGTGACGATCCACGCTTTCACCCATATCGAAGGCGCGACCATCGGCGCGAACGCGGCGATCGGGCCGTTCGCGCGCATTCGTCCCAAATCCTCGGTCGGCGAAAAGGCCACGATCGGCAATTTCGTCGAAGTCAACCGCGCCCATGTCAAACCCGGCGCGAAATCCAAGCATGTCAGCTATCTGGGCGATGCGGTGATCGGCGAAAAGGCCAATATCGGCGCGGGCACGATCATCGCCAATTACGACGGCTTCGACAAACAGGAAACCGTGATCGGCGCGGGCGTGTTCATCGGTTCGAATTCGACGCTGGTGGCCCCCCTGACGGTCGGCGAGGGCGCATACGTCGCCGCCGGATCTGCGATCACCACCGACGTTCCGGCCCAGGCATTGGCCGTTGCCCGCGCGCGCAGCGTGGTGCGCGACGGATGGGCCACCGAATAC containing:
- the glmU gene encoding bifunctional UDP-N-acetylglucosamine diphosphorylase/glucosamine-1-phosphate N-acetyltransferase GlmU, producing the protein MGPMSDEPLNKSRDSRDLSCIILAAGKGTRMKSDRPKVMHALAGWPLIRHVVATCESLGAGKIVTVIAPPDTNPGMDDVAACVAPHPTAIQKAQMGTGDAARAALPALKGAKGHVLILLGDVPLVTPETLRALWTAGQKTGLAVLAMRMQNPPAYGRLILDADDCVTAIVEERDCTPEQRAIELVNAGAFCVAADRLESWLAALETDNDQGEYYLTDIVAIAARQSVRCAYVTGAPDELMGINSRAQLADAEHEIQSLLRARAMAGGATLIDPLTVWFAADTRIGRDVTIEPGVFFGPGVSIADNVTIHAFTHIEGATIGANAAIGPFARIRPKSSVGEKATIGNFVEVNRAHVKPGAKSKHVSYLGDAVIGEKANIGAGTIIANYDGFDKQETVIGAGVFIGSNSTLVAPLTVGEGAYVAAGSAITTDVPAQALAVARARSVVRDGWATEYRSKKAETRKGKKTHA